CGCTCGAGCGGGCCCAGGCCCTGACCAGCGCCCAGGTCGCCACCCGCCAGGAGCGGGACCGGATCGGGGAGTTCATCGCCGGCTTCCGGTTCTCCGCCGGGTTCGGCCCGACGCTGAACCGGTTGCTGCGGCACGGGATCGGCGTCCACCACGCGGGGATGCTGCCGCGCTACCGGCGGCTGGTGGAGCAGCTCACCCAGGCCGGTCTGCTCAAGGTCGTGTGCGGCACCGACACCCTCGGGGTCGGCATCAACGTGCCGATCCGGACCGTGGTGCTCACCTCGCTCAGCAAGTACGACGGCGTCCGGCAACGGCACCTCAAGGCCCGCGAGTTCCACCAGATCGCAGGCCGGGCCGGCCGGGCCGGGTACGACACCGCCGGCACCGTCGTCGTCCAGGCGCCTGAGCACGAGGTGGAGAACCTCAAGGCGCTTGCGAAGGCCGGTGACGACCCGAAGAAGCGCCGAAAGGTCGTGCGCCGCAAGCCACCCGAGGGCTTCGTGTCCTGGAGCGAGAAGACGTTCGAGCGGCTGGTGTCGTCTGACCCCGAGCCGCTCACCAGCAGCATGCGGGTCACGCACTCGATGCTGCTCAACGTCATCGCCCGCCCGGGCGACGCGTTCGTGGCCATGCGGCGGCTGCTGCGGGACAACCACGAGCCGCCGGCCGCGCAGGTGCGGCACGTCAAGGAGGCCATCGCGGCCTACCGGTCCCTGCTCGCCGCCGGGGTCGTCGAGCAGCTCGCCGAGCCGGACGCCGAGGGCCGCCGCGTCCGGCTCACCGTCGACCTGCCGGCGGACTTCGCCCTCAACCAGCCGCTGTCGACATTCGCCCTGGCGGCCATCGAGCTGCTGGACCCGGACGCCGAGACGTTCGCCCTCGACGTCGTGTCCGTGATCGAGGCGACCCTGGAGGACCCGCGGCAGGTCCTCACGGCGCAGCGGTTTCGCGCCCGCGGCGAGGCGGTGGCGCAGATGAAGGCGGAGGGCATCGAGTACGACGAGCGGATGGAGCTGCTCGAGGACGTCACGCACCCGCGGCCGCTGGCGGACCTGCTCGAGGCCGCGTACGAGACCTACCGGCAGGGTCACCCGTGGGTGGCCGACTACGAGCTCTCGCCGAAGTCCGTCGTCCGGGAGATGTACGAGCAGGCGATGACGTTCGGCGAGCTCGTCCGGTTCTACGGACTGGCCCGCTCCGAGGGACTGGTGCTGCGCTACCTCGCCGACGCCTACCGCGCGCTGCGCGGCGGGGTCCCCGAGTGGGCGCGCACCGACGAGCTCGTCGACATCGTCGAGTGGCTCGGGGAGACGGTGCGGCAGACCGACTCCAGCCTGCTCGAGGAGTGGGAGCAGCTGACCGACCCGGACCGGGTCGCGGCCGTCGCCGCGGAGCCCCCCGCCGCGGCGCGCCCGCCGAGGCCGCTCACCGCGAACGAGCGTGCGTTCCGGGTGCTGGTCCGCAACGCGATGTTCCGGCGGGTGGAGCTGGCGGCACGCCGGGACTGGAGCGCGCTGGAGGAGCTGGACGCCGCCGCCGGTTGGACAGGGCAGGCCTGGCAGGAGGCGCTCGAGCCGTACTTCGCCGAGCACGGCGAGATCCTCACCGGCGCGGACGCCCGCGGCCCTCACCTGCTCATCGTCGACACCAGCGAGCCCCGCCGGTGGCGGGTGCGCCAGATCCTCGACGACCCGGCGGGGGACCACGACTGGGGGCTGAGCGCCGAGGTCGACCTCGACGCCAGCGACGAGGAGGGCACCGCCGTGGTCACGGTGACCGCGGTCGACCAGCTCTGAGCCGGCCCCACACCGTCCGGCCCGCTCAGCCTCCGACCCGCTCAGCCTCCGACTCGGCCCTCCTCGGTGCCGATGCCCAGGGCCCTGGCGACGTCCTGGACGTTCTCGTACGTCCCGTCGGGCAGCGACGACAGGGCGCCGACGACGTCGTCCGGAGCGCCGTTGCCGCGGGCGGTGGAGACGAGGGTGTCCCGGTCGGCCGGCCACAGGTCCTTGCCGAGGAACCGGGCGATCTCACTGCGCCGCTCGACGTCCTCGTTCGTCATCCCCGCCGGCGTCCCGGGCTGCTCCGGGGTCCCCGGCGTCCAGGACGCCCGCGGCTCACCCTCGGCGGAGGCCTGCGGGTCACGCCACTCCTCGGCCCGGGAGGAGTGGCCACCCTGGACCAGGCCCTGGGTCTCGTGGGCGGCGGCCTCGTCGGCAGCGGTGCCGGGGTCGTGCGACGGCTGGCTTCCGGTCGGGTGCTGGCTGTTACGTCCCATGCCCAGGCACTACCCACTCGTCGCGGTCTCACACCTCGGGGCGGACCTCGTGCGGCGAGCGGGGAACGGTCGCGTTGGGCAGCGCTCAAGTCCGCCCCCGCCGCGGCCGATGCGGCTGGGGTGACTGGGTGCGCGGGGACGTGTGCCTGCAGGTCGCCGCTCGACCCCGGGACGGCGCCGCAGGACGAGCAGATGGTGCTGGCGAGCCGAACGGGGCACGCCCTGCGGATGGTCGGTGACGCGGCCCGTGAGCTGGGTCTCGACGTCCGTCGTGACGTCCCCGGGACGTTGTGGGTCTCCGGGCCGGGTCTGCCCCGCCTGCTCGAGTTGATGGCGGACCGGTTCACCGCCGTGGAGCTCCGCGAGATGCGGTTGTACAGCGGCCCGCTGCCGGCCAGCCGCGACGAGCTGGTCTCCAGACTGCTCGGTGCCCCGTCGCTGGAGGCAGTGGTCACCCGGTCCAGCGCCGCCCCGGCGGTGCGGGCCCTGCACGCCGACCGGTTCTTCTCCTACTACCAGCCAGTGGTCCGGCTCGCCGACGAGGACGTCGTCGCGTACGAGGCGCTGCTGCGCGCCGAGCAGGACGGCCAGCTCGTCCCCGGCGGGGACCTGTTCACGGCCGCCGAGTCTGCCGGCTGGCTGCACGCCCTGGACCGGATCGGACGTGAGAGCGCCATCGACGGCGCCGCGGCCTGGCTCGGTGACCGCGAGCTCTTCGTCAACTTCAACCCGACGTCCATCTACCGGCCCGAGGTGTGTCTGCGCACCACCGAGCGGGCTGCGCGACGGTCAGGCATCGACATGGACCGGCTGGTCTTCGAGGTCGTGGAGTCCCACGCCGTGGCGGACGCCGACCACCTGCTCGGGATCCTGGAGTACTACCGGAGGATGGGGGCCAGGGTCGCACTGGACGACGTGGGAGCCGGGTACTCGAGCCTCACTCTGCTCGCCCAGGTCCGACCCGAGGTCGTCAAGCTCGACAAGGCGCTGGTCCAGGCGCTGCCGGACGCCGGGGCCACCGCCGTCGTCCGGGCCGTCACCGCCCTCGCCCACGAGCTGGGCGCTGTCGTCGTCGCCGAGGGCATCGAGACGGAGGTGACCAGGGACCTCGTTTGTGACCTCGGCGCCGATCTGGGCCAGGGCTGGCTGTTCGGTCGACCGGAGGCGGCACCGCGGCTGGCCACACCGCGAGTGAAGGATCGGTCCGGGGCGACTGGAACGCTCAGGCGGGGGTGATCGCCCGCGTCCGGTCGCTGCCCCCGTACGCTGGCCCCTCCGGGGCCTCTAGCTCAACTGGCAGAGCAGCGGACTTTTAATCCGCGGGTTGTGGGTTCGAGCCCCACGGGGCCCACCGATTTAGTCACTGTGCGAGCCACTCCGTTCGGGGCCGTTTCCGCTGGTAGGGCGGGTGCGGCCCCGTCGTTGCTGCGGGGTTGGGGGATGCGGAAGACCGGGATGAGCCGGTCGGGATAGGTGATGGTGACCTTGGCGACCAGGCTTCGACGCGGGCCTTGATCTGGTTGTGGATGCCGTTGGTGATGATCTCACCGATGTGATCGGCCACCGCCGCCAGGGTAGCGGGCTCGGGCATGGCGGGTTCGTCGTCCAGCGCGAGAGTCAGTTCGTCGCGGCGAACGCGGAGTTGCTTGCTCTTGGCTCGCAGCTCGGTGAGCCGGTCGGCGATCAGTTTCTCGTCCATCGTGCCGCGCTCGAACGCGGTCAGGTACCGGTCGATAGCCACCCGGTCTTGGTGGGCTGTCAGGCGGTCACTGGGCAACCGTCGATCAGCAGGACCCGCCGGCAGTGGAGTCCAGCAGAGTGGTGTAGGACCCGGGGTGATGGGCGCGCCTTACGTGACGTAGGCGCGGCCACCGGGTGATCCTTCGAGTGATCTCTCACAACCACCTCGAAGAAGGACACCACGATGACCGCTGGACCCAGTATCGACCCTGCCGAGTTCTTGCACGAGCACCTGGCGCAGGCCTCGCCGGACTTGATGCGCGAGCTGCTCACCACCTTTGTGAACGCGCTGCTCAGCGCGGACGCGGACGCCGTGTGCGGCGCCGCCTACGGCACCCGCTCGGCGGCGCGGACCACCTCCCGCAACGGCTACCGGCACCGGGGCCTGGACACCCGGGTCGGCACGCTGGACGTGGCGATCCCCAAGCTGCGCGCCGGGACGTACTACCCGGACTGGCTGCTCGAGCGTCGCCGCCGCGCCGAGGCGGCGCTCACCTCCGTGGTGGCGACCTGCTACCTGCTCGGCGTGTCCACCCGACGGATGGACACGCTGGTCCAGTCCCTGGGCATCACCGGGCTGTCCAGGTCCCAGGTCAGCGTGATGGCCCGCGACCTCGACGCGCACGTCGCGGACTTCCGCACCCGGCCGCTGGACGCCGGCCCGTACACGTTCGTGGCCGCCGACGCCCTGACGATGAAGGTCCGCGAGGGCGGCCGCGTCCGGAACGTCGCGGTGCTGGTGGCCACCGGGGTGAACGCCGACGGGCACCGCGAGGTGCTCGGCGTGCAGGTGGCCACCGGGGAGACCCACGCCGGCTGGCTGGGCATCTTCGGCGACCTGGCCGCCCGCGGCCTGACCGGGGTCGCCCTGGTCACCTCCGACGCCCACGCCGGCCTGGTCGAGGCGATCGCCGCCACCCTGCCCGGCGCGTCCTGGCAGCGCTGCCGCACCCACTACGCCGCCAACCTGATGGCCGCCTGCCCCAAGGGCGCCTGGCCCGGGGTCAAGGCAATGCTGCACAGCGTCTACGACCAGCCCGACGCGGCCGCCGTGCACGCCCAGTTCGACAAGCTGCTGGACACCGTCGCCAACCAGCTGCCGGCCGTACACGACCACCTCGACGCCGCCCGCGCCGACATCCTGGCCTTCACCGCCTTCCCCCGCGAGGTGTGGCGCCAGATCTGGTCGAACAACCCCACCGAGCGCCTCAACCGCGAGATCCGCCGCCGCACCGATGTCGTCGGGATCTTCCCCGACCGCGACGCCATCATCCGCCTGGTCGGCGCAGTCCTCGCCGAGCAGCACGACGAACGGACCGAAGGACGCCGCTACCTCGGCCTCGACGTCCTAGCCCGCAGCCGCATCACCCTCATCCCCGGCGACACCACCCACACCGGCGAAAGCGATCTCCACGACGCCCAGGAGGCCCTCACCGCCTAATCCCACACGCCCAGCGAGGGATCAACCTCGTACACCACACCACAGGACTTGACCCCGCCGGCTCTCTGGTCACCAGCACCCCGGAAGCCTCCACAGTAGAGGGTTCGTGGTGAGGGTGATGGCCGCGCCGCTACGCGCGATTCAAGAACCCTGGGGTCTGAACCGCTCCAACCATTGTGCCGCTTCGACTCCCCGACTGTCGTAGCACCCGTCGGGGCCAGCGATCACCGGTCGACTGAACCCTTCCCACTGTCCACCCGAGACATTCGCCGAGACCAATGTCGAAACCGCGAGACACGGCGCGAGACTGCGCGTCTCGCCGGTCTCGCTTGCGGTCTCGGTGTCTCGTCTCGACCCTGTCTCGGCGTCCCGGTGCGGTCTGGCCAGATGCGGGACCACGGCGGACAGCTCGACGTACAACGGGTTCAGATTTCCGTGCTGTGCAAAGGGGACGGGCCAAGCCACGCGGACCGGTGCGGCCGTCGTCGCTGTCCTTCCTGCGGATCAGGTCATCGTCGGTGACCACCTTGGGGCAGTCGGCAGCGCGCGGGAACCCCTGCGACAAGAGGGATTCAGGCGGCCCAGCGTGTCCGCCGGGGCCGCAACGCCTCCAGCCGCGTCGGGGCTACCGGCGCGCGGTACACGTCGTCATCGTCCGCGTCGTCGTAGAGCGTCACGTCGTCGAGTTCGTCATCGTCGTCCACGTAGCCTGCCGGGTCGGCTGCTTCGGGCTGGGGTGTGTCGACGCGGCGCGACATCTCGCGGTCGTTCGGGTCGAGCGCCGCCTCGTTGAGCGGCTGGTCGGTGTTCGAGGCGCTGCGTTCGATGGAGAGGCCACGTTGGGGCAGTTCGGCCAGTCTGTACCGGCGCGGCACGGCATCGCCGCCCTGCGGCGTCCACAGGCACCAGACCGGCACTGCCGGGCCATCGGCGTGACCGAAGGTGTTGCCGTCGCGGATCGCGGTGGCGATCACGAACCCAGGATCTCCACCGGCGAGGGCGCGCCGCAGCGCCGCCCGCAGGGCGTCGGCCACATGGTACGAGAACTTTCAGTAGGCTATGCGAGGTTGCGTCCGCTGGTGTCTCTCGAGAGGCGAGAATGACTGAGTTTATCCCTGGCGTCGGCGCCGGATCGTTACTCCGTTCGGAGTTGCTTGCAGACGGTCGGTCGACGCGGATCGGTGCGATTCACCAGATCGACTACAGTCAAGCCGTCGTGCTGACACATGACCGCTGGAAATTCGACGCCGGCGGAATTCCGCAATTCTCGTTCCTGCTTGCGACCGCGCAGGACGTCAACGATCCTCGCGTCGACGACGACGAGGTGCTGCTTCTGCGTGTCGAGGGCACGGCACCATTGTCGCTTGAACGCGACCTACACGCCGTGCGCGAGGAGTCCCTGCGCACAGCTCTCTCGAACAACCAGGACCCATCGCCGTCCGCTGTGCTCGATGCGGAACTCGACCCGTTCACCAAGAACCGAGTTTCGTTTACCGGCGTACGGTGCAAAATCCTCGGCACCTTCTATGAAGACGACATGGACGGGCAGAAGGTGCTTGAGTTCGGTGCCGACGTGGACAACTTCTATGCCACGTCCACATACCGAGTCCTGAAACCGATCGGCGACGGCCTGGCAACGATCGCTTCCTACCTTAAGCCCACCGGGCGCCCCGTGGAACGCGTACGTATCGGCGCGGTGCGGTACTCCGCGACGCGACGGCGAGCCAAGACCTCTAAGCAAGCCGACGCTGCCGTCGAAGTCAACATCCGAGACTTCATCGGCAACAAGACCGCTCTGCTCGGTATGACCCGGATGGGCAAGTCGAATACTGCAAAGATCATCATCGCGCGCACCTTCGTGGTCTCCGAGCGACAGCGTGCCACGGGTGGACACCCCATTGGTCAGCTGATCTTCGATCCGCAGGGAGAGTACGCTAACCCGAACACGCAGGATGGCACCGAGATCGCAGCGATTGGCGCGAACCATGTCCGCATCTTCAAGTTTGGCGCGGACGGTACGCAGCCGCACGTGAAGCCTCTCAATATCAACTTCTTTTCTGAGAACCAGATCGACGCCGTTCAGGGGCTAATTTCCGACACGCTAAGCGGTGATGAGTCCGGCTACGTCAAGGACTTCGCGGGTACGTCCTACGCGGACGTGCCGGGGGACCGCTCCGCAACCACACATGCCCAACGCGCCCGACTTGTTCTCTATGGTGCGCTGATGCGTGCAGGGTTCGCAGTGCCGACAAATTTTCGTGTGCCAATCAACATCGGCAGCACTTTTCAGCAGAAGATCGTCGCCAGACTGGGCCGCAATCCGTTTAAACGGGCCGGAGGTAGTGCCAATCTTGTGACAGTTGCTGCAGCAGACGTCGAGGATGTCGTCGACAAGATCGTGGAGCTTCGTGACGCCGGAGACGCCGACGCGACCGACTTTACGAAGGATGTCCGCTGGAAGAGCGTTGAGCCGATTTTCACGACTCGCAGCGGGAACCGCAGGGTCCGAGGCTGGCGAAACTTGAATCCGTTGCGCCCGTTTCATAGCCCTGCGACACGGAACGACCCTGCGATTGAGATCTACGGGGAGCTGGTCCGAGGTCGCATTGTGATCGTCGATTTGCATGTCGGGGCCGAGGCTGTGACCAAGGCGCTGAGCGAGTCGATTACGCGTCGGCTCCTTTTTAAGCAGACCGAGGTGTTTACGTCGGGACAGGAACCACCGCATATCCAGGTGATGCTTGAGGAGGCTCACAACCTGTTCTCGTCGGACCGGTACAAGGATGACCTCGATGTGTGGGTCAAGCTCGCCAAGGAAGCCAGCAAACTCAACCTCGGCATGACCTACGCGACGCAGGAGGTCTCGGGGGTAGCGCACCAGGTCAAAGCGAATACTGCCAACTGGGTTGTCGCCCATTTGAACAACACAACAGAGGTGCGGGAACTGGCCAAGTTCTACGACTTCGGAGCGTTCTCAGATGCGATCATCGCCTCCGAGGACCGCGGCTACGTGCGACTCAAGACACTGTCCTCACCGTACATCGTCCCCGTCCAGATCGATCGGTACGACATCGCGCTCGTCAACGAAGCACGAGCAGCGGCTGGTGACCCGCCGTTAACGCTGAACGGGACGGCGCCCTGATGCCGTACGAGACTGCCGGCGGGACTCACGAGATCGCGTCGCGGCTGGGGCATTCAGCGGCCGCCATACGGGCGATTGCGGACCAACGGACCTTTCATGTTCCGGCTGAGGCGATCCAGGACTCGGATTCGATCCGCGAGCGAATTTGTCCGCGGGGCGATCTCGCCCCGCCTGCGTCGGAGCGGCTCACCGCCGCGCTGGCGATCGATGGTTCACACGTCGTTGAGCAGGTGCGTGATGGTCTTCCATCGGTCCTGTACGGGTTCGCGCAGGCCGCCGCAGCGTATGTGGATCTCGGCGTCATGGAGTCGCAACGGGCTGAGCGGTTCGTCGACCCGTACAAGATCGAGCGTGCGGTCAACACCGCTCTTGTGACGCTGGACCTGCCCGTCGCCGGCGCCTACACGCGTGCCGGTGTCGACATTGTGACGTCGTGGCGCGAGGCTATCAACGAGCTGTTTCGGCAGAAGAAGATCGACGTCAATCGCCTCGACCAGCCGCTGCTTGATTTGCTTTTCCTTCTCCACGGCGTTCCCGGGTCGCCAGCGGCCACCGTGCCGGTTAACTGCCCGACGCAGGACTGCAAGAAGGACGTTCCCGTGCCGCCCGCTGGCGCCGATTGCGACGCGTGCGGCGTGCACCTTTTTCCCACCGACGTGCTTCGTATCCACGAGGAGGTTGGCGAAGAGGGCACAAACCAGTCCGCTCTCGGGCGGCTGATGTCGGTGGTCGAGCTGTTGGTGCTGGTCGGGCTGGCGACGCTGCTGTGGGAGCAGTCGCGCCATAAGGCTCTGCCAACTACGCTGTTCATCGTCGATGGCCCGCTGGCCGTGTTCGGCACACCAGCAAAGCTGCGCGGGCGAGCCCTTGAATACTTCCAAGCGATGGGCAGTACTGCTCCGGGCAAAGCGCCATACGTTTGTGGGATTGAGAAGTCCGGTGCTCTGGTCGACTACGCGCGCCAACTGGCGCGGCACGGCATTCTCGAACCTGGTGACCTGTTGGTATGCGATGAACAGATCATTGCTCGCGTCGTCAATGCTAACAACGCCCGCGCCTACGGCAAGGAGACGTACTGGGGCCGCAAGTTCGTGTATCGCGCGCTTGATGGGCGAGTCGTCGTCCCGACCGTGCCACCACAGACCGGCGCACCGTACGATGCCAACGGGGGCCAAGCCGACCCGGCGGCCTACCCGACGCTGCCGGCAATCCTCGACGTGATCGACCGCACCGGTTCCTCAATGTACGTCGATGGCATCATCCCGGTGGCGGCCGCGCACGGGAAGGCCGCGTTCCCGATTGGTGTGGGCACTGATGTGCTCCGCCTTGTGGCCACCAAACGTCTCGGCGTCGACTCGTCTGGTGGACAAGCCGCTCCGGTACGGTCTGCGCCGTGATGGAGAATGTGGCTCTGCTGCCGGCCGCACCCCTCCGGGCTGCTCACGCAGCTGACGCTGTCGCCCCCGCAATCCCGACGCACATCCTCGACAACCCACGCCCGCTCCTCGCACCCCTTGGCGACGTTGATCACCCGCTTATGGCGAGCAGGTACCAGTCGCCACTGCGTTACCCAGGAGCAAAGTCGTCCCTTGCTCCGGTGATCGCCCGGATCTTGGATGCCGCCAAGGGTGCGCGGGCCGTTCCGGAGATCAACCTGCTCGTCGAGCCGTTCGCTGGCGGCGCGTCGGCGTCCTTGCGACTCGTCGGCCAAGGGATCGTCGACCGAGTGTTACTTGCTGACGTGGATCCGTTGGTAACCGCTTTCTGGCAGGCCGCGGCCGCTGACACAGATGCGCTGATCGACCGCATGCATGACGAGTGGACCCGATACGTCAAGCCAGGCGGAGCAACCGCCGTCGAACGGTGGGACTACTGGCGTTCCTGGGCGCCCGCTTGG
This DNA window, taken from Kineosporiaceae bacterium SCSIO 59966, encodes the following:
- a CDS encoding DUF3516 domain-containing protein is translated as MDLYPAQTEALIELLSGSNVVLATPTGSGKSLVATGAHLAALATGRRSVYTAPIKALVSEKFFALCEVFGAQNVGMMTGDASVNAGAPIICCTAEVLANVALREGPDADIGLVVMDEFHFYAEPDRGWAWQVPLLELNRAQFLLMSATLGDTTALRADLARRTGRQTVEVASAQRPVPLHFWYATTPLHETLTELLETHQAPIYVVHFTQAAALERAQALTSAQVATRQERDRIGEFIAGFRFSAGFGPTLNRLLRHGIGVHHAGMLPRYRRLVEQLTQAGLLKVVCGTDTLGVGINVPIRTVVLTSLSKYDGVRQRHLKAREFHQIAGRAGRAGYDTAGTVVVQAPEHEVENLKALAKAGDDPKKRRKVVRRKPPEGFVSWSEKTFERLVSSDPEPLTSSMRVTHSMLLNVIARPGDAFVAMRRLLRDNHEPPAAQVRHVKEAIAAYRSLLAAGVVEQLAEPDAEGRRVRLTVDLPADFALNQPLSTFALAAIELLDPDAETFALDVVSVIEATLEDPRQVLTAQRFRARGEAVAQMKAEGIEYDERMELLEDVTHPRPLADLLEAAYETYRQGHPWVADYELSPKSVVREMYEQAMTFGELVRFYGLARSEGLVLRYLADAYRALRGGVPEWARTDELVDIVEWLGETVRQTDSSLLEEWEQLTDPDRVAAVAAEPPAAARPPRPLTANERAFRVLVRNAMFRRVELAARRDWSALEELDAAAGWTGQAWQEALEPYFAEHGEILTGADARGPHLLIVDTSEPRRWRVRQILDDPAGDHDWGLSAEVDLDASDEEGTAVVTVTAVDQL
- a CDS encoding DUF2795 domain-containing protein; protein product: MGRNSQHPTGSQPSHDPGTAADEAAAHETQGLVQGGHSSRAEEWRDPQASAEGEPRASWTPGTPEQPGTPAGMTNEDVERRSEIARFLGKDLWPADRDTLVSTARGNGAPDDVVGALSSLPDGTYENVQDVARALGIGTEEGRVGG
- a CDS encoding EAL domain-containing protein translates to MVGDAARELGLDVRRDVPGTLWVSGPGLPRLLELMADRFTAVELREMRLYSGPLPASRDELVSRLLGAPSLEAVVTRSSAAPAVRALHADRFFSYYQPVVRLADEDVVAYEALLRAEQDGQLVPGGDLFTAAESAGWLHALDRIGRESAIDGAAAWLGDRELFVNFNPTSIYRPEVCLRTTERAARRSGIDMDRLVFEVVESHAVADADHLLGILEYYRRMGARVALDDVGAGYSSLTLLAQVRPEVVKLDKALVQALPDAGATAVVRAVTALAHELGAVVVAEGIETEVTRDLVCDLGADLGQGWLFGRPEAAPRLATPRVKDRSGATGTLRRG
- a CDS encoding IS256 family transposase, which gives rise to MTAGPSIDPAEFLHEHLAQASPDLMRELLTTFVNALLSADADAVCGAAYGTRSAARTTSRNGYRHRGLDTRVGTLDVAIPKLRAGTYYPDWLLERRRRAEAALTSVVATCYLLGVSTRRMDTLVQSLGITGLSRSQVSVMARDLDAHVADFRTRPLDAGPYTFVAADALTMKVREGGRVRNVAVLVATGVNADGHREVLGVQVATGETHAGWLGIFGDLAARGLTGVALVTSDAHAGLVEAIAATLPGASWQRCRTHYAANLMAACPKGAWPGVKAMLHSVYDQPDAAAVHAQFDKLLDTVANQLPAVHDHLDAARADILAFTAFPREVWRQIWSNNPTERLNREIRRRTDVVGIFPDRDAIIRLVGAVLAEQHDERTEGRRYLGLDVLARSRITLIPGDTTHTGESDLHDAQEALTA
- a CDS encoding ATP-binding protein; the protein is MTEFIPGVGAGSLLRSELLADGRSTRIGAIHQIDYSQAVVLTHDRWKFDAGGIPQFSFLLATAQDVNDPRVDDDEVLLLRVEGTAPLSLERDLHAVREESLRTALSNNQDPSPSAVLDAELDPFTKNRVSFTGVRCKILGTFYEDDMDGQKVLEFGADVDNFYATSTYRVLKPIGDGLATIASYLKPTGRPVERVRIGAVRYSATRRRAKTSKQADAAVEVNIRDFIGNKTALLGMTRMGKSNTAKIIIARTFVVSERQRATGGHPIGQLIFDPQGEYANPNTQDGTEIAAIGANHVRIFKFGADGTQPHVKPLNINFFSENQIDAVQGLISDTLSGDESGYVKDFAGTSYADVPGDRSATTHAQRARLVLYGALMRAGFAVPTNFRVPINIGSTFQQKIVARLGRNPFKRAGGSANLVTVAAADVEDVVDKIVELRDAGDADATDFTKDVRWKSVEPIFTTRSGNRRVRGWRNLNPLRPFHSPATRNDPAIEIYGELVRGRIVIVDLHVGAEAVTKALSESITRRLLFKQTEVFTSGQEPPHIQVMLEEAHNLFSSDRYKDDLDVWVKLAKEASKLNLGMTYATQEVSGVAHQVKANTANWVVAHLNNTTEVRELAKFYDFGAFSDAIIASEDRGYVRLKTLSSPYIVPVQIDRYDIALVNEARAAAGDPPLTLNGTAP